The following are encoded together in the Lathyrus oleraceus cultivar Zhongwan6 chromosome 3, CAAS_Psat_ZW6_1.0, whole genome shotgun sequence genome:
- the LOC127131371 gene encoding uncharacterized protein LOC127131371 — protein MPFLFDPSSFPLMPEPEPILQEDMDTLTSQIKELELENTQLRVELNRAKERNHVLEDKGKQVCEKFKDSKKRLRLAEGQRVWVGGALQGANSELDFRNEELDRASRIIKDLENTVERSNAMKKEAREDYEAQILELRTTLKEHKDLLAKEQLEKEKIHRSFMREQFNLGRACEQIKNLKRGIYDQAYVELQNNCRHWEKRCYEFEAAIVQRDEIIHNLQVLYEEWRDKYTNMTVLTNYALQDFPDKLKEADLIMCPDNTPKGVYHFVKFCKRTMAELITDIEALRKSQGVTFRVDI, from the coding sequence ATGCCGTTTCTGTTTGATCCTTCTTCATTCCCTTTGATGCCTGAGCCCGAGCCTATCCTACAAGAGGACATGGACACACTTACCAGCCAAATCAAAGAGCTCgagttggaaaacactcaacTACGAGTCGAACTCAATCGCGCCAAGGAACGTAACCACGTCTTGGAGGATAAGGGTAAGCAAGTCTGCGAAAAATTTAAGGATAGCAAGAAAAGGCTCCGATTAGCCGAGGGACAAAGAGTTTGGGTTGGTGGAGCTTTACAAGGAGCTAATTCTGAGCTAGATTTCCGCAACGAGGAGTTGGATCGAGCATCCCGAATCATCAAGGACCTTGAAAATACTGTCGAGAGGTCTAATGCCATGAAGAAAGAAGCAAGGGAAGATTACGAGGCCCAAATTCTCGAACTAAGGACCACTCTAAAAGAGCATAAGGATTTGCTAGCCAAGGAGCAACTAGAGAAAGAAAAGATTCATCGAAGCTTCATGCGTGAGCAGTTCAACCTTGGACGAGCTTGCGAGCAAATCAAGAACTTGAAGAGGGGAATCTATGACCAAGCCTATGTAGAATTGCAAAACAACTGCAGACATTGGGAAAAGCGTTGCTATGAATTCGAAGCTGCCATTGTTCAAAGGGACGAAATCATCCATAATCTCCAAGTCCTTTACGAAGAATGGAGGGACAAGTACACCAACATGACCGTGTTAACCAACTATGCCCTTCAAGACTTTCCTGACAAGTTGAAGGAGGCAGATCTGATCATGTGCCCAGATAATACCCCTAAAGGGGTCTACCACTTCGTCAAGTTCTGCAAAAGAACAATGGCCGAACTCATCACCGACATTGAGGCTCTccgcaagtctcaaggggtcacttTTAGGGTGGATATCTAG
- the LOC127131373 gene encoding uncharacterized protein LOC127131373, protein MEQLQENQVVLQEEVSQMRSQMRQLMETIQAVARGQEIMAKMQEEMNQRASTTNPPTPRTVENPTPVPQVDPPININAPGGVPNDNPRPHALETDDQLDAFFIPRDASQDDAFGSATNKVERKVKAIEEKLKAMGSTDILGLDAAEMCLVPGVIIPAKFKVPDFEKYKGNSDPRTHIRAYCRKMAAYSSDDQLLMHFFQDSLSGASLDWYMQLEGNHIHTWREMAEAFLKHYQYNTDMAPNRTQLQNLTQRSEESFKEYAQRWRELAARVQPPLLERELVDMFMGNLQGPYLDRMVGSTSSGFSDLVLVGERIENMIKMGKIQNSASTSSASKKPFVPYGKKREGETNAASIIRTRNPTYPQVAAIAPVQPSQQQPLAIPVQTQQQQWYQQQP, encoded by the coding sequence ATGGAGCAACTTCAAGAGAACCAAGTTGTCCTTCAGGAAGAAGTATCCCAAATGCGGTCCCAAATGCGGCAATTGATGGAGACTATTCAAGCAGTCGCAAGAGGTCAGGAGATtatggcaaaaatgcaagaagaaatGAACCAACGTGCCAGTACTACCAATCCTCCTACTCCTCGAACGGTCGAGAATCCGACTCCAGTTCCTCAAGTTGATCCTCCAATCAACATTAATGCACCCGGCGGTGTTCCAAACGACAATCCTCGTCCTCATGCTCTTGAGACAGACGACCAACTTGATGCATTCTTCATCCCAAGGGACGCTTCTCAAGATGACGCCTTCGGTTCCGCAACCAACAAGGTGGAAAGGAAGGTAAAGGCTATCGAGGAAAAGCTCAAGGCAATGGGGAGCACTGACATTTTGGGCCTCGATGCGGCAGAAATGTGCTTAGTACCTGGGGTCATCATTCCGGCCAAGTTCAAAGTtccggactttgaaaaatataagggaaatagcGACCCTAGGACACACATTAGGGCATACTGCCGAAAGATGGCTGCCTATTCCAGCGATGATCAACTTCTAATGCATTTTTTCCAGGATTCCCTCagtggggcatctttggattggtacatgcaACTCGAGGGCAACCATATTCACACCTGGAGGGAAATGGCTGAGGCATTCCTCAAGCactatcagtacaacactgatatGGCACCTAATCGCACGCAGTTGCAAAATTTGACTCAGAGGTCTGAGGAgtccttcaaagagtatgcccagcgGTGGAGGGAATTAGCTGCTAGGGTACAACCCCCATTGCTAGAAAGAGAACTGGTAGACATGTTTATGGGAAACTTGCAAGGTCCATACCTTGATAGAATGGTAGGGAGCACCTCTTCAGGCTTTTCCGACCTGGTCTTAGTCGGTGAAAGGATAGAAAATATGATTAAAATGGGAAAGATCCAGAACTCTGCCAGTACTTCTAGTGCATCAAAGAAACCTTTTGTTCCCTATGGTAAAAAACGAGAAGGCGAGACCAATGCTGCCTCCATCATTCGAACAAGAAATCCCACTTATCCACAAGTGGCTGCCATAGCTCCCGTCCAACCAAGTCAACAACAACCATTGGCAATTCCTgttcaaactcaacaacaacaatggTATCAACAACAACCGTAA